The following coding sequences are from one Deltaproteobacteria bacterium window:
- a CDS encoding isochorismatase family protein: protein MIGTFSPTDSALLLIDHQLGTMKLIKNIPLDVVKRNTFALAKTAKLLSIPVILTSSQEQNQQGPLMPELEQILPEAFAARVKRAGIVNAWNDPHFKQAVESTSRRNLIMAGVTTDVCLVFPTISACREGYQVQAVMDASGSPYEISEEMSRRRMEREGVVLTATNTIMAELAQDWSRPEGSQLLSILFQEVLPPIA from the coding sequence ATGATTGGGACGTTTTCCCCAACTGATAGCGCTCTTTTACTTATCGACCATCAACTGGGTACGATGAAGCTCATCAAGAACATCCCGCTGGATGTAGTCAAACGTAACACCTTCGCGCTCGCCAAAACGGCCAAGCTCCTTAGTATTCCTGTCATTCTCACCAGCTCTCAAGAGCAGAACCAGCAAGGGCCATTAATGCCGGAGCTCGAACAGATTCTTCCTGAGGCGTTTGCGGCGAGAGTCAAGCGCGCTGGGATCGTCAACGCCTGGAACGACCCACACTTCAAGCAGGCGGTCGAATCGACTAGCCGTAGAAATCTCATCATGGCCGGCGTAACCACGGATGTGTGCTTGGTGTTCCCGACCATTAGTGCCTGCCGCGAAGGCTATCAAGTCCAAGCAGTCATGGATGCTTCGGGATCGCCTTATGAAATATCCGAAGAAATGTCACGAAGGCGCATGGAGCGAGAAGGGGTTGTATTGACCGCAACTAACACGATCATGGCAGAACTCGCCCAGGACTGGAGCCGCCCCGAAGGGAGCCAGTTGCTCAGCATCCTCTTTCAAGAGGTCTTGCCACCAATCGCCTAA
- a CDS encoding abortive infection family protein, with translation MSDLTAIEKRKLERAFGMGSGYVLNFSNRTFAEFFLDSFGIDIYDAKYDYGSGSKANRMRAFWERESNYLVGRVLELLFTEWNEFKGYGNLEEAPEECLRIVRRLRESAPVPDIGAVTPNIEDQSFEALARSVRESIDKNEPESGLDRLHTFVLKYFRVLCSKRGIETSREKPLHSLVGEYVKALKHKGLIESDMTERILRSSISVMEAFNRVRNEQSLAHDNKVLNYHESLLIFSHVTSSIRFIEAIEKEGIQTSPAEVENFEDDVPF, from the coding sequence ATGTCAGATCTAACCGCTATTGAGAAGCGCAAGCTTGAGCGTGCCTTTGGGATGGGAAGCGGTTACGTTCTGAACTTCTCGAATCGAACGTTCGCCGAGTTCTTCCTTGATAGTTTCGGAATCGACATCTACGACGCCAAATATGACTACGGCAGCGGATCGAAGGCGAATCGGATGCGCGCCTTCTGGGAGCGCGAAAGTAACTATTTGGTCGGGCGAGTGCTTGAGCTTCTCTTTACTGAGTGGAACGAATTCAAGGGGTACGGCAATCTAGAAGAGGCTCCGGAAGAATGCTTGCGTATCGTCCGCCGGTTAAGGGAGAGTGCACCTGTTCCGGATATTGGGGCGGTAACACCGAACATCGAGGATCAGTCGTTCGAGGCTTTGGCTCGTTCAGTACGCGAATCGATCGACAAAAACGAGCCTGAGAGTGGCCTCGATCGACTTCACACCTTCGTACTGAAGTACTTCCGCGTGCTCTGTAGCAAGAGGGGAATCGAGACATCACGGGAGAAACCGCTACACAGCCTTGTGGGCGAATACGTGAAGGCTCTGAAGCACAAAGGGCTCATTGAGTCAGATATGACGGAACGCATACTGCGATCGAGCATTTCAGTCATGGAAGCTTTTAATCGCGTGAGAAATGAGCAGAGCCTTGCACACGACAATAAGGTACTGAATTACCACGAAAGCCTCTTGATCTTTAGTCACGTGACCAGTTCGATCCGATTCATTGAGGCTATCGAGAAAGAGGGTATTCAGACGTCGCCCGCCGAAGTTGAGAACTTTGAGGATGATGTTCCATTCTAA
- a CDS encoding toll/interleukin-1 receptor domain-containing protein has protein sequence MLTQPYIFVSYSHRDKRFADELMVHLAPLRMRFAFDLWSDQKITPGDSWKSEIDTALGRANIAILLVSADYLASDWIAGTELPRLLKRAEGGETRVIPIILRPCAWAHTPLAYFQAWPRDAKPFTELTEVQRDRAWAELTEVLEAELHRLTTVEEVSAQPPVKLLRPTKSAKSTPRTPVKAQKRTESVTGALADNQRPKFFISHAKEDGDFAENLKGRLRELDLDGWIDIDVLEAGVDWRKEIDEAILESSALILVLSPDSKASEYVTYEWAFALGSGLRIVPLMLRDTSIHPRLEVFQYLDFTNRRARPWSRLFALLQDVSEAAPNKVMRSRCQI, from the coding sequence ATGCTCACTCAGCCGTACATATTCGTCAGCTACAGCCATCGAGACAAGCGCTTTGCCGATGAGTTGATGGTCCACCTCGCGCCGTTAAGGATGAGGTTTGCGTTCGATCTGTGGAGCGACCAGAAGATAACTCCGGGCGATTCATGGAAATCGGAGATCGATACAGCACTCGGCAGGGCCAACATCGCAATACTTCTCGTATCGGCTGACTACCTTGCTTCTGACTGGATCGCGGGGACAGAGCTCCCGAGATTGCTGAAGCGGGCTGAAGGAGGCGAGACAAGAGTCATCCCGATAATTCTGAGACCGTGCGCGTGGGCGCATACGCCTTTGGCCTACTTCCAGGCATGGCCGCGGGACGCGAAGCCATTCACTGAATTGACCGAAGTGCAAAGAGATCGCGCGTGGGCTGAGTTAACGGAGGTACTCGAAGCCGAGCTCCACCGTCTGACCACGGTCGAGGAGGTTTCCGCTCAGCCTCCTGTTAAGCTTCTGCGACCAACCAAGTCTGCCAAGAGTACTCCCAGGACACCGGTCAAAGCTCAGAAGCGGACTGAGTCAGTAACCGGAGCACTCGCCGATAACCAGCGACCGAAGTTCTTTATCTCGCATGCAAAAGAAGATGGCGACTTCGCAGAAAACCTCAAGGGCAGGCTGAGAGAGCTAGACTTAGACGGCTGGATTGACATCGATGTTCTGGAGGCGGGAGTTGACTGGCGCAAGGAAATCGATGAAGCGATTCTGGAGTCCAGCGCTCTGATACTGGTCCTATCGCCCGACTCTAAGGCCTCCGAATATGTCACGTACGAATGGGCATTTGCCCTGGGGTCCGGTTTGCGGATCGTGCCATTGATGCTGCGCGACACGTCGATTCATCCGAGGTTGGAGGTCTTTCAGTATCTCGACTTCACCAACCGACGTGCCCGGCCGTGGAGTCGGCTGTTCGCGTTGCTGCAAGACGTCTCGGAAGCGGCGCCTAACAAGGTCATGAGGAGTCGATGTCAGATCTAA
- a CDS encoding PBP1A family penicillin-binding protein has protein sequence MGIRSRYPLTYRYWQRESHPVRVLVRAVAVLATLFALGAGWLIYHDLTLALPSVEQLARYLTPSTTRVYADDGKLIGEFYLEKRYPLAFDSIPLRVQRAFLAAEDADFYLHPGVNPLGMARAAFANWRAGRKLQGGSTITQQVVKYLLLTPEKSYRRKIQEIILSLRLERHLSKREIFELYLNQIYLGSGAYGIEAAAREYFGKPVADLSLAETAMIAGLSPAPSRYSPFKNWHRAKARQRYVLERMMDERYISYEELIEAWQALTPLATPAARQEATSAAPYYVAQVRQLLQQRYGGQATQQLGFKVYGTVNLELQRAAEQAVRAGIDALCERQHCGRNGTPRPEGALIAINLLSGQVKALVGGEDFQHSQFNRATQAKRQPGSAFKPFIYAAALARGFTPASVIDDAPVSFPDNGRVWSPQNYERRYFGRTRLREALTFSRNVVTVKIASELGLDYVTSYMRKFGLHAPKLRHLSMALGSSELTLAELTLAYGVFASGGHYFEPLYMTQIADSYGHEIQDFTRTEPSPPVLSPEHAYLMTSMMQDVIERGTGKAAHALGRPAAGKTGTSNDFHDAWFIGYTPELLVGVWVGYDEKRSLGEKETGGRAAAPIWLAFMRQALGEAPVRDFELPEGIVFAPIDPRTGERAPSGSSSFLLECFRRGTEPLRRTELAAVSPEEQSEASASASVAALAAAEGF, from the coding sequence ATGGGCATTCGTTCTCGTTACCCATTAACCTATCGCTACTGGCAGCGAGAGAGTCACCCGGTGCGGGTGCTGGTGCGCGCGGTTGCTGTGCTGGCGACGCTCTTCGCCCTCGGCGCAGGGTGGCTGATTTATCACGACCTCACCCTTGCCTTACCGTCGGTAGAACAACTAGCGCGGTACCTGACGCCGTCGACAACACGAGTCTATGCCGACGATGGCAAGTTGATCGGCGAATTTTATCTGGAGAAGCGCTATCCGCTTGCCTTCGACAGCATTCCGCTGCGGGTTCAGCGAGCGTTCCTGGCGGCGGAAGACGCCGATTTCTACCTGCATCCCGGCGTGAATCCCTTGGGTATGGCGCGCGCAGCTTTTGCCAACTGGCGGGCCGGGCGCAAGCTGCAAGGCGGGAGCACGATCACGCAGCAAGTCGTGAAATATCTCTTGCTGACCCCGGAAAAGAGTTATCGACGAAAGATTCAAGAAATCATTCTCTCGCTGCGCCTAGAGCGGCATCTCAGTAAACGAGAGATCTTCGAGCTGTACCTCAATCAGATCTACCTCGGCAGCGGCGCGTATGGCATCGAGGCGGCGGCGCGCGAGTATTTCGGCAAGCCGGTAGCCGACCTTTCGCTCGCCGAAACCGCGATGATCGCCGGTCTGTCGCCGGCACCAAGCCGGTATTCGCCATTCAAAAATTGGCATCGAGCCAAGGCGCGCCAGCGCTACGTGTTAGAGCGGATGATGGACGAGCGGTACATTTCGTATGAAGAGCTGATCGAGGCCTGGCAAGCGCTCACACCACTGGCGACTCCTGCGGCTCGGCAAGAAGCGACCTCCGCCGCTCCTTACTATGTTGCCCAGGTGCGGCAGTTATTACAGCAACGCTACGGCGGACAAGCGACGCAACAACTTGGGTTCAAGGTGTACGGCACGGTGAATCTGGAGCTGCAACGCGCAGCCGAGCAGGCAGTGCGTGCCGGGATCGATGCCCTGTGCGAGCGCCAGCACTGCGGACGTAACGGTACGCCGCGACCCGAAGGGGCACTCATTGCCATCAATCTCCTTTCCGGGCAAGTGAAAGCGCTGGTTGGGGGAGAGGATTTCCAGCACAGCCAGTTTAACCGTGCGACCCAGGCGAAGCGTCAGCCGGGCTCCGCCTTCAAGCCGTTCATTTACGCGGCGGCATTGGCACGCGGCTTCACGCCTGCGTCCGTGATCGACGATGCGCCGGTGTCGTTCCCGGATAATGGTCGCGTCTGGTCGCCACAGAATTACGAGCGCCGCTACTTTGGCCGCACGCGGCTGCGCGAAGCGCTGACGTTTTCACGGAACGTCGTGACCGTGAAAATCGCCTCGGAGCTTGGACTCGATTATGTGACCTCGTATATGAGGAAGTTCGGCCTCCACGCCCCAAAGCTACGGCATTTGTCCATGGCTTTGGGCTCCTCAGAACTGACGCTCGCAGAACTGACGCTCGCCTACGGGGTGTTCGCTTCCGGCGGTCACTATTTCGAGCCGCTCTACATGACGCAAATTGCCGATAGCTACGGTCATGAGATCCAAGACTTTACGCGCACGGAGCCCTCGCCCCCGGTCCTCTCGCCGGAGCATGCCTATCTCATGACCAGCATGATGCAGGATGTAATCGAGCGGGGTACTGGGAAAGCTGCCCACGCGTTGGGACGACCTGCGGCCGGCAAGACGGGGACGAGTAACGACTTCCACGATGCGTGGTTTATCGGGTACACCCCGGAGCTGCTGGTTGGGGTCTGGGTCGGATACGACGAAAAACGGTCGCTGGGCGAGAAAGAAACCGGGGGACGCGCGGCGGCGCCGATTTGGCTCGCGTTCATGCGTCAGGCATTGGGAGAGGCGCCGGTGCGCGACTTCGAGCTACCCGAAGGGATCGTGTTCGCGCCGATCGATCCACGCACTGGCGAGCGCGCCCCGTCGGGGAGTTCGTCGTTTCTGTTGGAGTGTTTCCGGCGCGGTACCGAACCGCTGCGGCGCACGGAACTTGCTGCGGTGTCGCCGGAGGAACAGAGTGAGGCGTCCGCCTCAGCCAGCGTCGCGGCTCTTGCAGCGGCGGAGGGGTTTTGA
- the hpnK gene encoding hopanoid biosynthesis-associated protein HpnK has translation MTALPDNRPVDRRLIVNGDDFGLSVQVNAGILHAHTQGILTSTSLMVTGSAWQEAVALAKDTPSLSVGLHLTLVQGRAVSLPHLLTHVAQWNGSFSDNPMAAGLRYFFSRRARVQLRDECRAQIERFLHTGLPLAHIDGHLHLHMHPVVLDILVELAPEYGVKALRLTREDLAASLACDPRFAWRKRWESFIFTQLARAAERKLRAHGLVFPDAVFGLHQSGDVNEHYLLSLLPQLRAGVTELYCHPAFLPCREVQYWTPTYRRDVELAALTNPTVRAAVADQGIALVSYRDL, from the coding sequence ATGACTGCTCTCCCCGATAACCGACCAGTGGACCGACGATTGATCGTGAACGGCGACGATTTTGGTCTCTCGGTGCAAGTGAACGCCGGGATTCTGCACGCTCATACTCAGGGCATCTTGACGAGCACCAGCCTCATGGTGACCGGCTCCGCGTGGCAGGAGGCGGTGGCGCTGGCGAAAGACACGCCAAGCTTGAGCGTGGGGCTGCACCTCACGTTGGTGCAAGGCCGTGCGGTCTCGCTTCCGCACTTACTCACGCACGTAGCCCAGTGGAATGGCAGTTTTTCCGACAACCCGATGGCAGCAGGTTTGCGCTATTTCTTTTCCCGCCGGGCGCGGGTGCAATTGCGTGACGAATGTCGCGCGCAGATTGAACGTTTCTTGCACACCGGTCTCCCCTTGGCCCATATCGATGGACATCTCCATCTGCATATGCACCCTGTCGTGCTCGATATTCTCGTGGAACTCGCGCCTGAATATGGTGTAAAAGCCCTCCGCCTGACGCGAGAAGATCTGGCCGCCAGTCTGGCCTGCGACCCGCGTTTCGCTTGGCGGAAGCGTTGGGAGTCCTTCATTTTTACGCAACTCGCACGCGCGGCGGAGCGGAAACTGCGCGCTCACGGCCTCGTCTTTCCAGACGCTGTGTTCGGCTTGCATCAGAGCGGCGACGTGAACGAACACTATCTCCTGAGCCTGCTGCCGCAACTACGCGCGGGAGTGACGGAGTTATATTGTCATCCGGCGTTCCTGCCGTGTCGCGAGGTGCAGTACTGGACGCCGACGTATCGCCGGGATGTGGAATTGGCAGCGTTGACGAACCCGACCGTGCGCGCCGCCGTGGCTGATCAAGGCATTGCGCTGGTCAGCTATCGCGACTTGTAA
- a CDS encoding glycosyltransferase family 39 protein: MEKNRGSRAFLRFSASPFLYCFLLLLAILILFSGLDRPAFMDHEGRYAEVAREMLLSSDWVTPHLNFAVFLNKPPLPYWLTALTFLVTGLSEYARVWQAVVALLVLVVTVLLGQALAGRRAGLFAGGVLLTSGGFFLEGRLLRPDLLTTLWLCLTLLGVVKALSFSPSVAWNKEATWWIMLSAASLGLSVLTKGMVGVVLAGGIVGGVLLWSRRLTLLRQVPWLSALGIGLLILLPWHVMAGVRNEGFWWDYVVNQHLLFFFDRKFPRDSLPDSILMFWGAFLGRTFPWVAFVPVATWWAVVNAWKTREPQYLLPVVWFGVVLGFFTLSPSRLEHYTVPALPAVALVVGGWWAALSERKKSPFIAPILCSGLMGMVGLFALPALLEAEDWVREFPVLVVLARLVCGGIVLTAGSAGVMLWRGGVRAGTATFVVMACSALPLFFCTYRALVEIEPVNSWKPIGVRLAALLPPDGEAVFAASDEYQICGGLNFYSGKPLSILLPNGYIPPTYLRLDGQEAFVTQADFAAHWRSDRPMLLIVDPDRQDADPAQWALSLRAEVGRWGARRMFANQALLARTALAPD; this comes from the coding sequence ATGGAAAAGAACAGGGGAAGTCGTGCGTTTCTCCGTTTCTCCGCTTCTCCGTTTCTATATTGCTTTTTGCTCTTGCTCGCCATTCTCATCCTGTTCTCCGGCCTTGATCGCCCCGCGTTCATGGATCACGAAGGGCGGTATGCCGAAGTCGCGCGGGAGATGCTGTTGAGTAGCGATTGGGTAACCCCGCATCTGAACTTTGCCGTCTTCCTCAACAAGCCGCCGTTGCCGTACTGGCTGACGGCGCTCACGTTCCTCGTCACCGGTTTGTCCGAATACGCGCGGGTGTGGCAAGCCGTCGTGGCCCTGCTTGTCCTCGTAGTCACCGTTCTACTTGGGCAGGCGCTGGCCGGGCGTCGGGCTGGGCTTTTCGCCGGCGGGGTATTGTTGACCAGCGGAGGCTTTTTCTTAGAGGGTCGCTTGTTGCGGCCCGACCTGCTGACGACGCTGTGGCTCTGTCTGACGCTCTTGGGAGTGGTGAAAGCCTTGTCTTTCTCTCCTTCTGTAGCTTGGAACAAAGAGGCGACGTGGTGGATCATGCTCAGCGCGGCAAGCCTCGGCCTGTCGGTCTTAACCAAAGGCATGGTCGGGGTCGTGCTGGCCGGGGGCATCGTCGGCGGAGTGCTGCTATGGAGCCGACGGCTCACACTGCTGCGTCAGGTGCCCTGGCTGTCGGCTCTCGGCATTGGACTGCTCATCCTTTTGCCCTGGCACGTGATGGCGGGCGTGAGGAACGAGGGCTTCTGGTGGGATTACGTGGTCAACCAGCATCTGTTGTTTTTCTTCGATCGGAAATTTCCGCGTGATTCTCTGCCGGATTCTATCCTAATGTTCTGGGGCGCTTTCCTCGGTCGCACGTTTCCGTGGGTCGCGTTCGTGCCGGTGGCGACGTGGTGGGCAGTGGTCAACGCCTGGAAGACCCGCGAGCCGCAATACCTGTTGCCTGTAGTCTGGTTTGGAGTGGTGCTCGGTTTCTTCACACTTTCTCCCTCGCGGCTGGAACATTATACGGTGCCGGCGCTGCCTGCCGTCGCGTTGGTGGTTGGCGGTTGGTGGGCGGCACTAAGCGAGCGGAAGAAATCCCCCTTCATCGCGCCCATCCTTTGTTCCGGGCTCATGGGCATGGTCGGCTTGTTCGCGCTTCCGGCGCTGCTTGAGGCCGAGGATTGGGTGCGCGAATTTCCCGTGCTCGTCGTGCTTGCTCGCCTAGTTTGCGGTGGAATCGTGCTCACGGCTGGGAGTGCCGGGGTGATGCTGTGGCGTGGTGGAGTGCGGGCCGGAACGGCGACGTTCGTTGTCATGGCCTGCTCGGCCTTGCCGCTGTTCTTTTGCACCTACCGCGCGCTGGTCGAGATCGAACCCGTGAATTCCTGGAAGCCGATCGGCGTGCGACTCGCCGCGCTTCTGCCGCCGGATGGCGAGGCCGTCTTTGCCGCTTCCGACGAATATCAAATCTGCGGCGGGTTGAACTTTTACAGCGGCAAGCCCCTCTCAATTCTATTGCCGAACGGGTATATTCCTCCTACCTATTTACGGCTTGATGGACAAGAAGCGTTTGTGACGCAGGCGGATTTTGCGGCGCATTGGCGGAGCGACCGCCCCATGTTGCTGATCGTAGACCCCGACCGCCAAGATGCCGACCCGGCGCAATGGGCACTGTCTCTGCGTGCTGAGGTCGGACGTTGGGGAGCGCGGCGGATGTTCGCGAACCAGGCGCTTCTTGCTCGAACAGCGCTCGCGCCGGACTGA
- a CDS encoding Gfo/Idh/MocA family oxidoreductase, protein MKHKIRVAVVGVGYWGANVLRAFHATDGFVLTTVCDTRPEALRAAWARYPQVTAEPSLSAVLRDPTIEAVVVATPPASHVAMAEAALHAGKHVWVEKPLALKYTDGQRLVALAREQRRALFVDETFLYDPLVERLRSSLASGAIGKPHHVTLERTGMGRIRRDSNVWWNSAPHDVSILHYVLNARVRAIAVTGQAFVQPGIEDVVWASLQMEEGISAHIHLHWLFPEKKAPLTIVGEYGMLRYEGRFEQRRLTRYDYRLGSVAPDGDMLANVIPIERHEVVEEMSGDAVEPLTRACLAFRETIRTGVPAPSSGEQSLRTLAVLEAGAQSLAQGGTWIEVPAIAARGKG, encoded by the coding sequence ATGAAGCATAAAATTCGGGTCGCGGTGGTAGGGGTCGGCTATTGGGGGGCCAATGTCCTACGGGCGTTTCACGCTACGGACGGGTTCGTATTGACCACCGTCTGCGATACGCGGCCAGAGGCGTTGCGTGCGGCGTGGGCGCGCTACCCACAGGTAACTGCGGAACCCTCTTTGTCTGCGGTCCTGCGCGATCCGACCATCGAGGCCGTGGTCGTGGCAACACCGCCGGCGTCGCATGTAGCCATGGCGGAAGCGGCGCTGCACGCCGGAAAACATGTGTGGGTGGAAAAGCCGCTCGCGCTCAAGTACACGGACGGGCAACGGTTGGTCGCGCTGGCGCGAGAGCAGCGGCGCGCGTTGTTCGTGGACGAAACATTTTTGTACGATCCGCTGGTGGAACGGCTGCGCTCGTCGCTGGCGTCTGGTGCCATTGGCAAGCCGCATCACGTCACGCTCGAACGCACCGGCATGGGGCGTATTCGTCGCGACTCGAACGTGTGGTGGAACTCGGCACCGCACGACGTCTCCATTTTGCACTACGTCTTAAACGCCCGTGTCCGCGCCATTGCCGTCACCGGGCAAGCGTTCGTCCAACCCGGCATCGAGGATGTGGTGTGGGCATCGCTGCAAATGGAGGAGGGTATTTCTGCTCACATCCATTTGCATTGGCTGTTTCCCGAGAAAAAAGCGCCGCTGACCATCGTGGGCGAGTACGGCATGCTGCGGTATGAAGGTCGCTTCGAGCAACGCCGGTTGACTCGCTATGACTATCGCTTGGGCTCTGTTGCGCCTGACGGCGACATGCTGGCGAACGTGATTCCTATCGAGCGGCACGAGGTCGTGGAAGAGATGAGCGGCGATGCCGTCGAACCCCTGACGCGCGCGTGCCTTGCGTTTCGTGAGACGATCCGCACCGGCGTGCCGGCCCCGAGCAGCGGCGAGCAGTCTCTGCGGACATTGGCGGTGCTGGAAGCCGGGGCACAATCCCTCGCTCAGGGCGGCACGTGGATAGAGGTTCCCGCCATCGCCGCTAGGGGAAAAGGGTAA
- a CDS encoding aminotransferase class I/II-fold pyridoxal phosphate-dependent enzyme, with the protein MAIPLLDLSREIREIGTEIKALWDGLLERPQFLNGAHVKLFEQDMAEFLEVPRVLGVGSGTEALILGLAACGIGEGDEVILPANAFVAAVEAIWWLKARPVLVDVQDWDLGPNPEHIRRCITRKTKAVLVVHLYGTPVHLDPILKICRSAGLHLIEDASHAHGARYRGRRVGSFGTVGCFSTGVVKNLGAFGEAGFVTTRDEAVARRLALLRAHGQEEKNIHLCYGTNGRLDELQAAVLRVKLRHLDTRNARRREIAQAYAAAFAPLNVRLPWEDAARESVFHQYVIRTPRRDELRAYLRERGIETGVHYPTPLHLQPAWREQYRTLLSLPYAERSAQEILSLPVFPDLTAEEIAAIIDGVRSFCAQVHPTVARPALSIVVPFYNEEGNVRELHREIRAVAETLGKTYECVFVDDGSVDRTGSILEDLARDDHRVRSVRLARNQGEAAALSAGFQHACGRIVVTLDGDGQNDPRDIPALLAKMDEGYPVVSGWRRQRQEGYWPRILPSRLANGLIRWATGMPVHDCGCGLKAYRQEILKGLSLPKGLHRFLPVLLPVPPEAVTEVPVNDRARQSGSSHYGLSRIFAVLRDLLPVRYIHRDPRAATQLLASGLVLATLLFVGLVWAARSAPSLGLLLLLAMDLAGVCYLALGYRRVQEFLKAQDWRMEQFQGEQAKGER; encoded by the coding sequence ATGGCCATACCGCTTCTCGATCTCTCTCGGGAAATTCGCGAGATTGGCACCGAAATCAAAGCCTTGTGGGACGGATTGTTGGAACGCCCGCAGTTTCTCAATGGGGCGCACGTCAAGCTGTTCGAGCAGGACATGGCGGAGTTCCTGGAAGTCCCGCGTGTGCTTGGTGTCGGTTCCGGCACTGAAGCGCTGATCCTCGGTCTCGCCGCGTGCGGCATCGGCGAAGGCGACGAGGTGATTCTCCCCGCCAACGCTTTCGTGGCGGCAGTGGAAGCCATCTGGTGGCTGAAAGCCCGACCGGTGCTGGTCGATGTCCAAGACTGGGACTTGGGTCCGAACCCGGAGCACATCCGCCGCTGTATCACACGCAAGACCAAGGCAGTGTTGGTGGTGCATCTGTATGGCACTCCGGTGCATCTCGATCCGATCCTGAAGATTTGCCGGAGCGCGGGGCTTCACTTGATTGAAGATGCCTCGCACGCGCACGGCGCGCGCTACCGTGGGCGGCGAGTCGGCAGCTTCGGTACGGTCGGTTGTTTCAGCACTGGTGTGGTGAAAAACCTTGGAGCGTTTGGTGAGGCCGGGTTTGTGACGACACGGGATGAGGCCGTTGCCAGGCGGCTAGCGTTGCTGCGTGCGCACGGACAAGAAGAGAAGAACATCCACCTATGCTACGGCACCAATGGTCGGCTTGACGAACTGCAAGCCGCAGTCTTGCGGGTCAAGCTCCGACATCTGGACACCCGCAACGCGCGACGGCGCGAGATCGCCCAAGCGTATGCTGCGGCTTTTGCGCCGCTCAATGTGCGCTTGCCGTGGGAAGATGCCGCCCGCGAAAGCGTCTTCCATCAGTATGTCATCCGCACGCCACGCCGCGACGAGTTGCGCGCCTATCTGCGCGAACGCGGCATCGAAACCGGCGTGCACTACCCGACGCCGTTGCATCTCCAGCCGGCGTGGCGCGAGCAGTATCGCACGTTGTTGTCATTGCCCTACGCCGAACGATCGGCGCAAGAAATTTTGTCGCTGCCGGTTTTTCCCGATCTGACTGCCGAAGAGATCGCAGCGATTATTGACGGGGTGCGTTCGTTTTGCGCTCAAGTCCACCCCACGGTTGCGCGTCCAGCGTTGTCCATTGTCGTGCCTTTCTACAATGAGGAAGGGAACGTGCGGGAACTGCATCGCGAGATTCGTGCAGTGGCCGAGACGTTAGGCAAGACGTACGAATGCGTGTTCGTCGATGACGGGAGCGTCGATCGCACGGGGTCGATCCTTGAAGACCTGGCCCGCGACGACCACCGCGTGCGTAGTGTACGGCTGGCGCGGAACCAAGGCGAAGCCGCCGCATTGTCTGCCGGGTTCCAACACGCGTGTGGGCGGATCGTCGTGACACTCGATGGCGACGGGCAAAACGATCCGCGCGACATCCCGGCGCTGCTGGCCAAAATGGACGAAGGCTATCCGGTGGTGAGCGGTTGGCGGCGGCAGCGGCAAGAGGGGTATTGGCCGCGTATTCTCCCCTCGCGTTTGGCGAATGGTTTGATTCGCTGGGCAACCGGCATGCCGGTGCACGATTGCGGGTGCGGGCTGAAGGCGTACCGACAAGAAATTCTCAAGGGATTATCCTTGCCCAAAGGGCTGCATCGCTTCCTTCCAGTTCTCTTGCCTGTGCCACCAGAGGCGGTAACAGAAGTGCCGGTCAACGACCGTGCGCGTCAATCCGGTAGTTCCCACTATGGCCTGAGCCGTATTTTCGCCGTGTTGCGCGATCTCTTGCCGGTTCGCTACATTCACCGCGACCCGCGCGCGGCGACGCAGCTCTTGGCGAGTGGCTTGGTGCTGGCAACCCTGCTGTTTGTCGGGCTGGTGTGGGCGGCACGCAGTGCCCCGAGCCTCGGCCTTCTGCTGCTGCTGGCGATGGATCTTGCCGGTGTCTGCTACCTGGCTTTGGGCTATCGTCGCGTGCAGGAGTTTCTCAAGGCGCAAGACTGGCGTATGGAACAATTCCAAGGAGAACAGGCAAAGGGCGAACGCTAG